The following proteins are co-located in the Heteronotia binoei isolate CCM8104 ecotype False Entrance Well chromosome 21, APGP_CSIRO_Hbin_v1, whole genome shotgun sequence genome:
- the TMEM37 gene encoding LOW QUALITY PROTEIN: voltage-dependent calcium channel gamma-like subunit (The sequence of the model RefSeq protein was modified relative to this genomic sequence to represent the inferred CDS: inserted 1 base in 1 codon) translates to MTAIAVQAQQLFADRKSKRSFFETLIRSLIILCVAIAIVLSSISVCDGHWLFAKGKLLGLWHFCVFGNNSALKCTTSLTLASISGLTVXMTLARSMVSFAVVVAIFGLELLMVSQVCEDISSRKKWSVGSVLLLLSFVLSSSGVLSFLILLRDYVTFMGFTLTYWCEFIATFLFFLNGISGLHLNNITFPQNSMRKN, encoded by the exons ATGACAGCAATAGCAGTGCAG GCGCAGCAGCTATTTGCTGACAGAAAATCCAAGAGATCATTCTTTGAGACACTCATAAGAAGCCTAATTATCCTCTGTGTTGCAATAGCAATAGTCCTGTCATCCATTTCCGTGTGTGATGGTCACTGGCTTTTTGCGAAAGGAAAACTCCTTGGATTGTGGCACTTCTGTGTCTTTGGGAACAATAGTGCCCTGAAATGTACCACTAGTCTTACGCTGGCCAGCATCAGTGGGCTCACTG GAATGACTCTTGCAAGAAGTATGGTGTCTTTTGCTGTTGTGGTAGCAATCTTTGGCCTGGAACTCCTAATGGTCTCTCAAGTATGCGAAGACATCAGCTCAAGAAAGAAGTGGTCTGTGGGctcagtcctcctcctcctctcatttGTGCTCTCATCCAGTGGAGTTTTGAGCTTCTTGATCCTTCTAAGAGACTACGTCACCTTTATGGGCTTTACATTAACCTACTGGTGTGAGTTCATTGccaccttccttttcttccttaatGGAATCAGCGGGCTTCACCTTAACAACATAACATTTCCTCAGAACAGTATGAGAAAAAATTAA